The following are from one region of the Mixophyes fleayi isolate aMixFle1 chromosome 7, aMixFle1.hap1, whole genome shotgun sequence genome:
- the LOC142097288 gene encoding sulfotransferase 1C2-like isoform X1, translated as MDEEMKKLFESMKDLKTKMVQVEGIPLPESTCEIWDQIHNFQAREDDILIATYPKAGTTWMQEIVDLILLEGDVEKSMRAPCFVKVPFIDLNPKPMKSGVDLANAMESPRLLKTHLPIQLMPPSFWDKNVKVIYVARNAKDCMVSYFYFHQMNKGLPDPGTWDEYFSKFLAGDVAWGSWFDHVIGWWKEKDKHQILYMFYEDLIEDPIREYRKLLNFLGRELSDEVLEKIRHHTSFQAMKENPMTNYSAIPAVVFDQSISPFLRKGKVGDWKNHFLVAQNIVFDEEYKKRMEGSGLSFCTQL; from the exons ATGGACGAGGAAATGAAAAAACTATTCGAGTCCATGAAGGACCTTAAAACTAAAATGGTGCAGGTGGAGGGGATCCCACTCCCAGAAAGCACCTGTGAAATCTGGGACCAAATACATAACTTTCAGGCACGTGAAGACGACATCCTTATTGCTACATATCCTAAAGCTG GTACCACGTGGATGCAGGAGATCGTGGACCTGATACTTCTAGAGGGGGATGTGGAGAAGAGCATGCGAGCACCCTGCTTTGTCAAGGTGCCGTTTATAGACTTGAATCCAAAGCCCATGAAATCAG gaGTGGATCTCGCCAACGCTATGGAGTCTCCTCGTCTCCTAAAAACTCATTTGCCGATACAGCTGATGCCGCCATCTTTCTGGGACAAGAACGTGAAG GTTATATATGTTGCTAGGAACGCCAAGGATTGCATGGTTTCATACTTTTACTTCCATCAGATGAATAAGGGCCTGCCAGACCCTGGGACCTGGGATGAATACTTCTCAAAGTTCTTGGCTGGAGATG TGGCTTGGGGAAGTTGGTTTGACCATGTCATCGGCTGGTGGAAAGAAAAAGATAAACATCAAATTCTCTACATGTTCTATGAGGATTTGATCGAG GACCCAATACGAGAGTACAGAAAACTACTGAACTTCCTAGGAAGGGAACTGTCAGATGAGGTTCTCGAGAAGATTCGCCATCACACATCATTCCAGGCCATGAAGGAAAACCCGATGACCAACTACAGTGCTATACCAGCAGTTGTTTTCGATCAGTCCATCTCACCCTTCCTGAGGAAAG GGAAAGTTGGGGATTGGAAGAATCATTTTTTGGTGGCCCAGAATATTGTGTTTGATGAGGAATACAAGAAGAGAATGGAGGGGAGTGGACTGAGCTTCTGCACCCAGTTATGA
- the LOC142097288 gene encoding sulfotransferase 1C1-like isoform X2, which produces MCKENSGEREKLGSYSIVTAFTKFKGLIAEDHYFHSGTTWMQEIVDLILLEGDVEKSMRAPCFVKVPFIDLNPKPMKSGVDLANAMESPRLLKTHLPIQLMPPSFWDKNVKVIYVARNAKDCMVSYFYFHQMNKGLPDPGTWDEYFSKFLAGDVAWGSWFDHVIGWWKEKDKHQILYMFYEDLIEDPIREYRKLLNFLGRELSDEVLEKIRHHTSFQAMKENPMTNYSAIPAVVFDQSISPFLRKGKVGDWKNHFLVAQNIVFDEEYKKRMEGSGLSFCTQL; this is translated from the exons ATGTGCAAG GAAAAttcaggggagagagagaagttaGGAAGTTACAGCATAGTAACAGCGTTTACAAAATTCAAGGGACTGATAGCAGAGGACCACTACTTTCACTCAG GTACCACGTGGATGCAGGAGATCGTGGACCTGATACTTCTAGAGGGGGATGTGGAGAAGAGCATGCGAGCACCCTGCTTTGTCAAGGTGCCGTTTATAGACTTGAATCCAAAGCCCATGAAATCAG gaGTGGATCTCGCCAACGCTATGGAGTCTCCTCGTCTCCTAAAAACTCATTTGCCGATACAGCTGATGCCGCCATCTTTCTGGGACAAGAACGTGAAG GTTATATATGTTGCTAGGAACGCCAAGGATTGCATGGTTTCATACTTTTACTTCCATCAGATGAATAAGGGCCTGCCAGACCCTGGGACCTGGGATGAATACTTCTCAAAGTTCTTGGCTGGAGATG TGGCTTGGGGAAGTTGGTTTGACCATGTCATCGGCTGGTGGAAAGAAAAAGATAAACATCAAATTCTCTACATGTTCTATGAGGATTTGATCGAG GACCCAATACGAGAGTACAGAAAACTACTGAACTTCCTAGGAAGGGAACTGTCAGATGAGGTTCTCGAGAAGATTCGCCATCACACATCATTCCAGGCCATGAAGGAAAACCCGATGACCAACTACAGTGCTATACCAGCAGTTGTTTTCGATCAGTCCATCTCACCCTTCCTGAGGAAAG GGAAAGTTGGGGATTGGAAGAATCATTTTTTGGTGGCCCAGAATATTGTGTTTGATGAGGAATACAAGAAGAGAATGGAGGGGAGTGGACTGAGCTTCTGCACCCAGTTATGA